One region of Nerophis lumbriciformis linkage group LG10, RoL_Nlum_v2.1, whole genome shotgun sequence genomic DNA includes:
- the islr2 gene encoding immunoglobulin superfamily containing leucine-rich repeat protein 2, giving the protein MAPKLVRVLALWTSLLASVRCCPELCTCQDKFAHQFADCAYKDLLAVPRGLPANVTTVSLSANKLTFLPSKTFANITQVTSLWLAHNEIVSIEMDTLAPLVQLRNLDVSYNKIVKFPWEDLRNLTALQLLKMNNNEMADLPGDAFATLKDLRSLRINNNKFTTIVQGTFSALSSMSHLQIYNNPFSCSCSLEWLKDWMATTKISVPEPNSIVCDSPELHRGVMVSKIPKLDCQAPLVTITYQPDIDKTELPEGSTVVLNCETQGSPKPQVSWEVIAGNQNFLFPLPFGGETNNLPVNDKTTNSRFLVFQNGTLVVPRLTKKEDGNYSCLAVNDLGKSQSSVQLTSTGSKKHAASSDATVDRIRPSPNKPSQPQTSKNNVIKSDDRTKIKPQGWPGKQDGAQVVPKDPVFSGKCGVRDGSEYVSNHAFNMSLDDLKQYTFDFGIIALEVSETDAKVKLNPLQLSRSKSNLHVSQGGKEDVLVQEPAGLYQASSGNHIPDMLYICVDTGHGHSLIKWSNIEDGVNSYLFTGLQPGTNYTLCLTYGGQDCQVQVVFTTRKKIPSLLIIVVVSIFLLGLATVPLLGATCCHLLYKYQGKTYKLVMKTQNPDWLEKQADFHRRASLVESEKTFDPSEAGDGDGERDSPVLGDGATEVTESIPGSSSKTNQDDFEAGSEYSDRLPLGAEAVNISEEINGNYKQSSR; this is encoded by the coding sequence atgGCGCCCAAGCTTGTGCGCGTCCTGGCTTTGTGGACCTCGCTGCTGGCGAGCGTCCGCTGCTGTCCAGAGCTTTGCACCTGCCAAGACAAATTTGCCCATCAATTCGCCGACTGCGCCTACAAAGACCTCCTGGCGGTGCCTCGGGGTCTGCCCGCCAACGTGACCACGGTCAGCCTCTCGGCCAACAAGCTCACTTTCCTGCCGAGCAAAACCTTCGCCAACATCACCCAGGTCACCTCCCTCTGGTTGGCCCATAACGAGATCGTCTCCATAGAGATGGACACTTTGGCCCCTTTGGTGCAGCTCCGAAACTTGGACGTCAGCTATAATAAAATAGTCAAGTTCCCCTGGGAGGACCTTCGCAACCTGACCGCCTTGCAGCTGCTGAAAATGAACAATAACGAGATGGCGGACCTTCCCGGGGACGCCTTCGCCACGCTGAAAGACCTGCGCTCGCTGCGCATCAACAACAACAAGTTCACCACCATCGTCCAGGGCACCTTCAGCGCTCTGTCCTCCATGTCTCACCTGCAGATCTACAACAACCCCTTCTCGTGCTCCTGCAGCTTGGAGTGGCTGAAGGACTGGATGGCGACGACCAAGATCTCCGTCCCCGAGCCCAATTCTATTGTGTGCGACTCGCCCGAGCTCCACAGAGGTGTGATGGTCTCCAAAATCCCCAAACTGGACTGTCAGGCGCCTCTTGTCACCATAACCTACCAACCGGACATTGATAAGACGGAGCTCCCTGAGGGCTCCACGGTGGTCTTGAATTGTGAAACACAAGGAAGCCCCAAACCGCAGGTCAGCTGGGAGGTGATTGCGGGAAACCAGAATTTCCTATTCCCTCTGCCGTTCGGCGGCGAGACCAACAACCTGCCGGTCAATGACAAAACCACCAACAGTCGGTTCCTTGTTTTTCAAAATGGCACCCTAGTGGTCCCCCGTCTGACTAAAAAGGAAGACGGGAATTACAGCTGCCTTGCTGTGAACGATCTGGGTAAGTCCCAGAGTTCTGTTCAATTGACCTCGACGGGCAGCAAAAAACACGCCGCGTCGTCGGACGCCACGGTGGACAGGATCCGACCGTCTCCCAACAAGCCTTCCCAACCCCAGACCTCCAAAAACAACGTCATCAAAAGCGACGACAGGACCAAGATCAAACCGCAAGGGTGGCCGGGCAAACAAGACGGCGCCCAGGTGGTTCCTAAAGACCCCGTCTTTAGCGGCAAGTGCGGCGTGAGGGACGGCAGCGAGTACGTCTCCAACCACGCCTTCAACATGAGCCTGGACGACCTCAAACAGTACACCTTCGACTTCGGCATCATCGCCCTGGAAGTGTCCGAGACGGACGCCAAGGTCAAACTCAACCCTCTGCAGCTTTCTCGCAGCAAATCCAACCTTCACGTGAGTCAGGGGGGGAAGGAGGACGTGTTGGTGCAGGAGCCCGCCGGTCTGTACCAGGCGTCCTCGGGGAACCACATCCCGGACATGCTCTACATCTGCGTGGACACCGGGCACGGACACTCCCTCATCAAGTGGTCCAACATCGAAGACGGGGTCAACTCCTATTTGTTCACCGGATTACAGCCTGGCACCAACTACACGCTTTGTCTCACTTACGGAGGACAGGACTGCCAGGTGCAGGTGGTCTTCACCACCAGGAAGAAGATCCCGTCCCTGCTCATCATCGTGGTGGTCAGCATCTTCCTCCTGGGCCTGGCCACCGTCCCCCTGTTGGGGGCCACCTGCTGCCACCTCCTCTACAAATACCAAGGGAAGACCTACAAGCTGGTCATGAAGACGCAGAATCCAGACTGGCTGGAGAAGCAAGCCGACTTCCACCGCCGGGCGTCTTTGGTGGAGTCGGAGAAGACCTTCGACCCCAGCGAGGCGGGCGACGGGGACGGGGAGAGAGACAGTCCCGTGCTGGGAGACGGCGCGACCGAGGTGACCGAGTCCATCCCGGGGTCCTCGTCCAAGACCAACCAGGACGACTTCGAGGCGGGGTCCGAGTACAGTGACAGGTTGCCGCTGGGGGCCGAGGCGGTCAACATCTCGGAGGAGATCAACGGAAACTACAAGCAGTCGAGCCGCTGA